acgttcaataatttctaactacactaatttttagctataaaacttatttaatttgcacCCAAGTAACATGTGCTTGAGCCAGATTTTGGTGCCAGCGTCTTGAGCAAAACCCTTAGTTGCTAGTGTCTTTTTCTACATATGGGTCTTGctcaagtttatttaaaaagacatggttcaagatttatatataactagcTCAAGACATCTTGTGCAAGAATATGAGACAAGTCTAAAGCAAGGTGCATTGAAAAACTTTCTGACGCATTTTTTGTACCAGAAACTCACAACAAAGACTTACCCATGACTTGCTCAAGAATTGCTCAAGATCCGTAATTCTCAGAAATCCACTGATTCTATAGTAAATATAGGAGGGGTAAAATGATGCGGACGGTCATTCGAAAACATTTCatcttgagcaaatcttgaGCAACTCTTGCACAAGTATATTTAGCATGCTTCTGGTGTCAGTCTTTCTCAAGACTTGAGCTATAATCTGGCCCAAAGTTCTTGTACAAGGCTTGTTAATTGAATTTGCTACAAGTATCTGGAGCAAGACCCATAGGTAGAAAAAGACACTAACAACTATCGAAATTAAGACCAGATTTGCTCAAGTCTTGAAAAAGATTGCTATATGggcagtaattaatataatttacaatGCTGATCACTAGTATATAAACCTATTAGAGGAGAGAgtgttgttaaaattatacggccccagattgttcaagttctgggtaccactttgaaaatttggaggtataattagatgataaaatttaatataaaaattatagtttatgtctttgcaaaaaatatgtattatttagaaaagactatttcattgggtggtacaattttttttacttaaaatgatgatataccgtttttttttttttactgattgttcGATTTACGGTTTCGTACCTTTTTCATGAGAAAAATAGCATCTACCGGCTATTCTCGATATGTCAACTTttcaattaacaaaaatataattgttttaatttataattgaaaaaacttacagaaatcaattactgtattattgaataattataacatgcgttttttactcataataaatatacggattttgtattacaacaattcgaaaagtttgttcaagtactggtccCATTTTTATGTGTTtaagtactgggtactttaccttacaGACTTCACTAAGCTAGACCAAGTATTGCTCCAGATTTTGTTTCAGAATCTTGCTCAAGTCTGTCGCCAGTCTGGATAAATAATCTTGGTTAACTGTCTGGCTAAAGAATTGTCCGATTCTGTTTCTAGAGCTTGGTTAACTATGTAACCAAAAAATCTTGTCCAAAACTAATGTTACtaagacaataataataaaaaaaaaaaaaaaaaagaacttaCACGGTGACGTTGACAAGCAATTACAGCCTTCTTATCTCCTAAAACATAACTTACGGCATCGACAATTGTCTGCTTAGTATAGTTATGACCAGGAATGATATTTGCTTCGCTCAGAATTCGAGCCATGTTGAATTTTCCAGATAATTCAAGTcctttattgaaatatttcagTTGAGAATTTGTTTGATCATTACTCATACCACAAACTCCTGAATTTTCCCATTGATCTTTCCAAAAATCAGTTAAATTTTGTGCTGCGTCAAAACTGAACCACCTAGATTCTAGCTCAGCTCTAATTTGAGAAATTTCGTCAAATTTGAATGGAGTCGAGTGATTACACTCTGAATAGTAATTCCCCGAAGGAAGACGAGGAACGAATTGAAGAATTGACCATCGGTCTACGTAGGTTGACTGACAGGTTTTTTTAGGATCTAGGCGCTCGAATAGATAACACCAGGTATGTGGCCATGCTTGAGAAAGTGTGAATTCACCAGCGTAGCCGTGagttctgaaagaaaaaattatttatcaattttaaagaaaagtattaaaactggtcttacaaatttaattcggtaaaaatttattcaattttttttacaaaatttacgggaataattttcatctttcacttttatttataaatagataaaaataaaaattttaatgtaataaattttgaaaaattctcaaacAATTTAATgattcagaaaaataaataagaacataaaaaaaatatgaataaattttttcaattcaaaattctgatataattattaatctttctaggatataatagaaaaattgtaaaattacttACGAATCCTGCTTTATCCTTTCTATTTCACTTACAGTTTCaggtaaaattaaataaataatttgtataaGTAACAATtgaatacaatattttttcattattttaacaaaatagaattactttttttgagTGTAATTTGTACCAGTTGTCACTGTCAAGCCTAATCTACACTTCGACTACAAGCTTAGTAATGGTCGCTTTGTGTATCAATCTTCTGAAACATCTGTTAACTCAGagatattatttcttttcttaCTCAACGGAATTTCCATTTCcggtcatattttttttaatctttcaaATGCCtactacactgtaaaaaatttacggagtgaacgcggagtgaatgaagagtgaatgatttttaattgattcactcccagcgggagtgatatttactctgagaagaagttaatttttattaataataaaattcactccgcattcact
The sequence above is drawn from the Cotesia glomerata isolate CgM1 linkage group LG4, MPM_Cglom_v2.3, whole genome shotgun sequence genome and encodes:
- the LOC123263681 gene encoding ribonuclease Oy-like, with the protein product MKKYCIQLLLIQIIYLILPETVSEIERIKQDSTHGYAGEFTLSQAWPHTWCYLFERLDPKKTCQSTYVDRWSILQFVPRLPSGNYYSECNHSTPFKFDEISQIRAELESRWFSFDAAQNLTDFWKDQWENSGVCGMSNDQTNSQLKYFNKGLELSGKFNMARILSEANIIPGHNYTKQTIVDAVSYVLGDKKAVIACQRHRKTYEYYLLDVLIWFNKDFEPTTRGQEVIIANDCPDNETIIYPNSKINQ